From one Candidatus Hydrogenedentota bacterium genomic stretch:
- a CDS encoding glycoside hydrolase family 16 protein: MQICPKKQSIAFLLHAAWRAVLSAAALTMIFSCFACHLEKAPKTIDPETEPGWSLWMDESFDGQQVDETRWDTGFPWGRCWPPLYYTKTGNIEINEGILQLIARSEVVTGFCFDWDEAGNFTPYYADFPYTSGMFYSRQAFRYGYFECRFKVPRGKSFNAAFWLYGEEDSEIDVFEILGSNPADAQMTLHWKNRDPLVGTRQWPKHIVCNTPSFAEGWHTFGLLWEPNRLEWYLDGKRVEQSLWTRFIRGRHIPTVDMHLILTLAIGVMDGYPDETTPFPSAFEVDRVRVFHTPESILPS; the protein is encoded by the coding sequence ATGCAAATCTGCCCAAAAAAACAGTCTATTGCCTTCCTTTTACACGCCGCATGGAGAGCGGTCTTGTCTGCCGCCGCTCTTACAATGATCTTTTCTTGTTTCGCTTGTCATTTAGAAAAAGCTCCGAAAACGATTGACCCGGAAACAGAGCCGGGGTGGAGCCTTTGGATGGATGAATCTTTTGACGGACAGCAGGTGGATGAAACACGGTGGGACACAGGATTTCCGTGGGGGCGCTGCTGGCCGCCCCTCTACTATACGAAGACCGGAAATATTGAAATTAACGAAGGCATCTTGCAGTTAATCGCCCGCTCTGAAGTGGTCACCGGCTTTTGTTTTGACTGGGACGAGGCAGGTAATTTTACGCCCTATTACGCCGATTTCCCATACACATCCGGAATGTTTTACAGCCGTCAGGCTTTCCGCTATGGCTATTTCGAATGTCGCTTTAAGGTGCCGCGGGGCAAATCTTTTAACGCGGCATTTTGGCTCTATGGCGAAGAGGACTCTGAAATCGATGTCTTCGAAATTCTCGGAAGTAATCCCGCTGACGCACAGATGACGCTCCATTGGAAAAACAGAGATCCTCTCGTGGGAACACGGCAATGGCCCAAACATATCGTGTGTAACACCCCTTCTTTTGCAGAGGGATGGCATACCTTCGGGCTGCTCTGGGAACCCAATCGTTTGGAATGGTATTTAGACGGAAAGCGGGTGGAACAATCCCTATGGACGAGATTCATCCGAGGGCGTCATATTCCAACAGTGGATATGCATCTCATTCTCACCTTGGCCATAGGCGTCATGGATGGATACCCCGATGAAACAACCCCCTTCCCTTCCGCCTTTGAGGTGGATCGAGTACGGGTATTTCACACACCGGAAAGCATCTTACCTTCGTAA
- a CDS encoding PaaI family thioesterase has product MEMEKNGYKTLPRSHSCFVCGIDNSAGLKARFYVKEDRVCMPLEVQPHHCGYPEVVHGGVVAAALDECMAWAANRVLGLMCVTGRLSIRYMHQTPPNAGLEVQAKVKKSNRLLAYTEAVLVDGAGKIYAKAEASFMPLSAEQTLYVDDNMIYTGDEERVFDHLRENKASSQSTAD; this is encoded by the coding sequence ATGGAAATGGAAAAGAATGGTTATAAAACGCTTCCCCGCTCTCACAGTTGTTTTGTCTGTGGTATCGATAATAGCGCTGGGCTAAAAGCCCGGTTTTATGTCAAAGAAGATAGGGTGTGTATGCCCTTGGAAGTGCAACCTCATCATTGCGGTTATCCTGAGGTGGTCCATGGCGGTGTCGTCGCCGCTGCCTTGGATGAGTGTATGGCGTGGGCAGCTAACCGTGTGTTGGGATTGATGTGTGTTACCGGTCGTCTCAGCATTCGTTATATGCACCAGACGCCGCCGAACGCAGGGCTTGAGGTACAGGCGAAAGTGAAGAAATCAAATCGTTTGCTCGCCTATACGGAAGCCGTATTGGTTGATGGAGCCGGGAAAATTTACGCCAAGGCGGAGGCATCTTTTATGCCCCTGTCCGCGGAACAAACGCTCTATGTGGATGACAACATGATCTATACGGGCGATGAAGAACGGGTCTTCGACCACTTACGCGAAAATAAGGCTTCCTCCCAAAGCACTGCAGATTGA
- a CDS encoding DUF393 domain-containing protein, with protein sequence MAVSNNIWLIYNEACPFCRASLVWILQRAKEDCFSPLPVQTAREQLALTEEQFQFCERAVCVFYPDRLFFHGVDALARILRKLRGWTWLGLLLTLPGIHGAGRIVYGLIARHRYVVSRLLGIQAEDRCDTGHCGR encoded by the coding sequence ATGGCTGTTTCCAACAACATATGGCTGATTTATAATGAAGCCTGTCCTTTCTGCCGCGCCTCTTTAGTATGGATTCTACAACGCGCCAAAGAGGATTGTTTTTCACCCTTACCTGTGCAGACGGCACGGGAGCAGCTGGCCTTAACAGAAGAACAATTTCAATTCTGTGAACGGGCTGTGTGTGTGTTCTATCCTGACCGACTATTTTTCCATGGCGTGGACGCCCTCGCGCGGATTTTACGGAAGCTGCGGGGCTGGACGTGGTTGGGGCTGTTGTTGACCCTTCCCGGTATACATGGTGCAGGGCGTATCGTCTATGGGCTCATTGCGAGACATCGCTATGTTGTCTCCCGCCTTTTAGGAATCCAAGCGGAAGATCGCTGCGACACGGGGCATTGCGGACGCTAA